From the genome of Argentina anserina chromosome 4, drPotAnse1.1, whole genome shotgun sequence, one region includes:
- the LOC126790407 gene encoding cell wall / vacuolar inhibitor of fructosidase 1: MNYSIQTLLLLVLVFLTVQTQSQSTESSDLISKTCKKTPYYDICLSSLQSSPQSSNSDTAGLAHIIADLVLSNATDTLDYIHGLLKQSPEADIQKPLANCAELYIPVVKYTLPESIDALSNGHYGFANYGISDAAKEAQACEKGFSGTTKSPLTDRNTLVSCLSQVAVAIINLVQG, translated from the coding sequence ATGAACTACTCAATCCAAACCCTTCTTCTTCTCGTTCTTGTTTTCCTCACTGTGCAAACCCAATCTCAAAGCACTGAAAGCAGTGATCTAATATCCAAAACTTGCAAGAAGACACCCTACTATGACATATGTCTCTCATCTCTCCAATCAAGCCCTCAGAGCTCAAACTCAGACACTGCAGGCCTGGCTCACATAATAGCTGATCTTGTTCTCTCCAATGCAACTGATACACTGGATTACATCCATGGCCTGCTCAAGCAATCCCCAGAAGCAGATATTCAGAAGCCTTTGGCAAACTGTGCAGAGTTGTACATTCCAGTTGTCAAGTACACTCTCCCAGAGTCAATTGATGCACTCAGCAATGGCCATTATGGGTTTGCCAACTATGGCATTTCTGATGCTGCAAAGGAAGCTCAGGCTTGTGAGAAGGGGTTCTCCGGAACAACCAAGTCGCCGCTGACAGATAGGAACACTCTTGTGAGCTGCCTCTCTCAGGTGGCTGTGGCTATTATCAATTTAGTGCAGGGATGA